The segment AACGAATATTGATATATTGACATAAAAGCAATACGGACTGATCATCAGTATTGTTTTGAGTAGGAGCCGTAATGATCGTAGATAGCAAATATCGTGAAAAGCAAGGACTCCTACTCAAGTTATAAAGTGGTCAAGCCGAACAGTTGACTTGAGTACTAAACTCGGATTTATCAGCGAGGTAATTACCATGAAATGCTACCTTGGAATCGATATATCAAAGAATTTTTTAGACGTTCACATCAGACCTGCAGGAATAAAAGAAAGATTCCAGTATGATAATACTGGGATCAGGTTATTGATAACTTTGCTCAAGGAGTATAGTGAAATATTTGTTGTGCTAGAGGCAACAGGAGGATATGAGCGCACTCTTTCAGAAGCTTTATCATCTGAGTCGATAAGCTACCATATAGCAAATCCTGCTAGAGTTCGCGAATTTGCAAGAGCTACAGGTAAGCTAGCTAAAACTAATAGAATTGATGCTGAAATTTTAAGCTTGTTTGCTGAAAAGATTGAGCTTCCAATCTCAACACCAAAAAGCAAAGATGAAATTTTACTTAAAGCCCTTATAATGCGTAAAACACAAATAAAATCAGAGTTAGTTAGAGAAAAAAACCGTCTTGATAAGACAATACATCCTATAATTCTAGAAGATATTAAATCCCAAATAAAAGCTTTGCAGGAAAAAATTACAAAGTATGATAGTGAAATAAAAAACTTAATATCTACTTTAGACAACTTTAGCAGTAAAGCTAAAATTATTGCATCTGTACCGGGAATCGGTTGTGCTACAGCTGCAATTTTAGTCTCTGAACTACCTAAATTAGGAAAACTTAATGGCAAGCAAATTGCAGCCCTAGTAGGCGTGGCTCCAATGAATTGGGATAGTGGAGGATGCTCTAAAAAACGTTCCATTAAAGCAGGACGTACTTTTATCAGACATTCCCTGTATATGGCTACTGTAGTAGCAATTACCCATAACCCTAAATTAAAGGAGTTTTACCAATGACTAAAAAACAACGGCAAACCACTGAATTAACCGTGATACCGTGTTTAAAGTCAATATGATAAAATAGATTTTTTTTTTGATATTCCACTCGCTACAGCGCTATATTAGTTTGCGCTCGCTATGCGCTTAACTATTGTTTTCCATACAGCTTAGATTATTCTCTCATTTTTTACTTCCTTAAAATAGATTGTTTAGAAAAAAAGTTTCTGTTTCCCCAATATTTGCTACTTTATTAAATACGCCGTTTATATGTGTAAAAGTTTGCATGGAAAGTTTTCCTAAATTTTTATTATTTTATCCGATATCCATACTATGTTGAGTATTGGAATTTTGTTTAAAAATGAACTCTTGCCATTTTGTAATTATTTTCTCTGCTGCTTGTTCACTAAGCCTGGGGTATCCCTCCTCTTCTAATGGATGTATAGCACTGTGAACAGCGATTTTGGCTATTATGTTCATATTTATTCTAGGATCATTTTCAGCTTTGTAAAAAGCAACTGCAACTCTGGCTAAATTAGTTCTGGTGTTGTGTTCCATGGCAGAAGTTTCCACCTCCTCTACAAAGTCATCATTCATCTTTTGAAGTCTTTGCCTATAACTGAGTGAAGCAGTAACAGACCTTAATGTATTTAATTCTTTTTCAAGCTCTTTAATCTTCTTTTCTTTTTCCTCAAAGCTTAACAGGCTGGTTTCAAGTTCTTTATCGCCTGTCTCTCTAGCCAAGTCAAAAGGTGTTTTATTAAAATTATTAGGAATACGATTATTAGCCCCATGCTTAACTAAACAGCTTATGACTTCTATATTCTTGTTAATTACAGCTAGATGTAGAGGTGTGTTACCTTCGCTGTCGCGCACATCTAAAAAAGCTTTATGTTGCAAAAGATACTCTACAATAGATAATTTATTTATATCAACAGCTAAATGAAGAGGTGTAGTTAACTTATCATTAGCTCCCCAATAATAATAGCCTGGAAATATATTACTTTTAAGTTCATTTAATTTTTGATTTATTATTAACTCAGTAAATTCTTCATATGGGATAGCTCCCTGTACAAAAACATCTTCTCTATCAGATATCTCTCTAATTACTTGCCCTACTATATTTCTGTTATTATGGTGTATTGAATTTCCCCTTGCCGCTCTGACTGATACTGTTTTATCTTTGATGTCCGAAGCTTTACGCATAGGAGTATCAACAGGTAATTGCATGGTAAACAAACCATCTATTCCTCTATATATAAGTATGCCTCCTAGTTCTTCAGCCTTCTTTCTAGCTAGCTCAATCATTTTCACTTCATGGTAGGAACATAGCCATTCTCCTAGTATTTGCTTGAACCGCTCCATGCCATCAGTGTGAGGTTGAAGGCTAATAAATTTCCTTTGTAATTCTAGATACATTGTTCTAGTTAATCCATATTTCTCTAAATAAAAGGTTTTATATCCTCGATGAAAAGAAGGATATTTAGCTATATGGGTTTTTATTATTCTCTCAGCAGGTATCGATGCTGGAAAGCTAGTTTCTCTTTCTGGTACTGTTATATTATCAATAATAACTCTACCTTGAGCATTTAAACTTACCACGTGTAAAGCTCCGGTTTCAGCATAATCTT is part of the Candidatus Jidaibacter acanthamoeba genome and harbors:
- a CDS encoding IS110 family transposase, yielding MKCYLGIDISKNFLDVHIRPAGIKERFQYDNTGIRLLITLLKEYSEIFVVLEATGGYERTLSEALSSESISYHIANPARVREFARATGKLAKTNRIDAEILSLFAEKIELPISTPKSKDEILLKALIMRKTQIKSELVREKNRLDKTIHPIILEDIKSQIKALQEKITKYDSEIKNLISTLDNFSSKAKIIASVPGIGCATAAILVSELPKLGKLNGKQIAALVGVAPMNWDSGGCSKKRSIKAGRTFIRHSLYMATVVAITHNPKLKEFYQ